The following are encoded together in the Panicum virgatum strain AP13 chromosome 6K, P.virgatum_v5, whole genome shotgun sequence genome:
- the LOC120713108 gene encoding dnaJ homolog subfamily C member 28-like, which produces MAVPAAATRRLLAPARSRRAFWSASWSADQSAPSASSPPQDMDSKKKKAPSGSGPHRLAAVMDAVNDRKLPPELRGRGNAVRSETDIVNVVEQRIWHSMEEGHFENLPGKGKPLNLSSNPHADPAEDTLYRILSRNGCAPEWVELNKEIRGMIAGWRSALKKAWGNQSEVDSSSWNDDCRVLQEQIRQINDKVFRYNLIVPFGRQMFGLNWEKEVDKLKSK; this is translated from the exons atggcggtgccggcggccgcaacccgccgcctcctcgcgcccgcccgcagccgccgcgccttCTGGTCGGCATCCTGGAGCGCCGACCAGTCCGCCCCCTCCGCCTCGTCGCCGCCCCAGGACATGgacagcaagaagaagaaggcgccATCAGGGTCCGGCccccaccgcctcgccgccgtcatgGACGCCGTCAACGACCGCAAGCTCCCTCCCGAGCTCCGCGGCCGAGGCAACGCAGTCAG GTCTGAGACCGACATTGTAAATGTCGTTGAACAAAGAATATGGCACTCAATGGAAGAAGGGCACTTTGAAAATCTACCAGGAAAGGGCAAACCCCTGAATCTCAGTTCCAATCCTCACGCCGATCCTGCTGAAGATACCCTTTACCGGATACTTTCAAGGAATGGTTGTGCACCTGAATGGGTTGAACTTAATAAGGAAATCCGTGGCATGATTGCTGGCTGGAGGTCAGCATTAAAGAAGGCTTGGGGAAACCAATCTGAAGTTGATAGTTCAAGCTGGAATGATGACTGCAGGGTTCTCCAGGAACAAATTCGCCAGATAAATGATAAG GTTTTCCGGTACAACCTGATTGTACCTTTTGGGAGGCAGATGTTTGGTCTGAACTGGGAGAAGGAGGTGGACAAATTGAAGTCGAAATAA